The Pseudochaenichthys georgianus chromosome 24, fPseGeo1.2, whole genome shotgun sequence genome includes a region encoding these proteins:
- the LOC117439711 gene encoding methylmalonate-semialdehyde/malonate-semialdehyde dehydrogenase [acylating], mitochondrial-like — protein MASIILRTVLNKKVTLQMGRMCYSSVPTTKLLIDGKFIESKTSEWLDIHNPATNEVVGRVPKATQEEMLAAVDSCSRAYRPWSDTSILSRQQIFLRYQQLIKDNIKELAKLITLEQGKTLADAEGDVYRGLQVVEYACSIPSLMLGETLPSVTKDMDIFTYRLPIGVCAGIAPFNFPAMIPLWMFPIGMVCGNTYLMKPSERVPGCTMLLAKLLQDAGVPDGTLNIIHGEHAAVNFICDHPAIKAISFVGSNPAGEHIYERGSKNGKRVQSNMGAKNHGVVMPDANKENTINQLVGAAFGAAGQRCMALSTAIFVGESRDWLPELVERSKSLRVNAGDQPGADVGPLISPKAKVRVESLIQSGVDEGAKLLLDGRNTNVKGYENGNFVGPTILSGVLPTMKCYTEEIFGPVLVVLEADTLDEAITLINNNPYGNGTAIFTTNGATARKYTHEVDVGQIGVNVPIPVPLPMFSFTGSRGSFRGDTNFYGKQGISFYTQIKTVTSQWKAEDATVTSPAVTMPTMGR, from the exons CCCACCACCAAGCTGCTCATCGATGGCAAGTTCATTGAGTCCAAAACCTCTGAATGGCTCGACATTCACAACCCT GCCACTAATGAGGTGGTGGGACGCGTTCCCAAAGCCACCCAGGAGGAGATGCTGGCAGCTGTGGACTCGTGCTCCAGAGCCTACAGACCCTGGTCAGACACCTCCATCCTCAGCAGGCAACAGATCTTCCTGCGCTACCAGCAGCTCATCAAGGATAACATC AAAGAGCTGGCTAAATTGATCACCTTGGAGCAGGGCAAAACCCTGGCTGATGCAGAGGGAGATGTATATAGGGGACTCC AGGTTGTTGAGTATGCCTGCAGCATTCCCTCCCTCATGCTGGGCGAGACGTTACCCTCCGTCACCAAAGACATGGACATCTTCACCTACCGCCTGCCAATCGGAGTGTGCGCCGGCATCGCTCCGTTTAACTTCCCCGCTATGATTCCTCTGTGGATGTTCCCCATCGGCATGGTCTGCGGCAACACCTACCTGATGAAGCCCTCTGAACGCGTCCCAGGGTGCACTATGCTCCTGGCAAAACTGCTCCAAGACGCCGGAGTGCCAGATGGTACCCTGAACATCATCCACGGCGAGCACGCAG CGGTGAACTTCATCTGTGACCACCCGGCCATCAAAGCCATCAGCTTTGTGGGCTCCAACCCGGCCGGAGAGCACATCTACGAGCGGGGATCCAAGAACGGCAAGAGAGTGCAGTCCAACATG GGTGCCAAGAACCATGGTGTGGTGATGCCTGATGCCAACAAAGAGAACACCATCAACCAGCTGGTGGGGGCTGCGTTCGGAGCAGCTGGCCAGCGCTGTATGGCTCTCTCCACCGCCATCTTTGTAGGGGAGTCTCGCGACTGGCTCCCAGAGCTGGTGGAGCGCTCCAAATCCCTGCGCGTCAACGCAG GTGATCAGCCTGGAGCCGATGTGGGTCCCCTGATCTCTCCTAAAGCCAAAGTCAGGGTGGAGTCTTTGATCCAGAGCGGGGTGGATGAGGGAGCCAAGCTGCTGCTGGACGGGAGGAACACCAACGTCAAGGGATATGAAAATGGGAACTTTGTGGGACCCACCATCCTGAGCGGTGTTTTG CCGACCATGAAGTGCTACACAGAGGAGATCTTCGGACCGGTGCTTGTTGTCCTGGAGGCGGACACTCTTGACGAAGCGATTACTTTAATCAACAATAATCCCTACGGCAACGGCACGGCCATCTTCACCACCAACGGAGCCACAGCGCGTAAATACACACACGAGGTGGACGTTGGCCAG ATTGGTGTGAACGTGCCCATCCCTGTCCCCCTGCCCATGTTCTCCTTCACTGGCTCCAGAGGCTCATTCAGAGGAGACACCAACTTCTATGGCAAGCAG GGCATCTCGTTCTACACTCAGATCAAGACTGTGACGTCGCAGTGGAAGGCTGAAGACGCCACTGTGACGAGCCcagctgttaccatgccaaccATGGGGCGCTAA